The sequence below is a genomic window from Xiphophorus maculatus strain JP 163 A chromosome 10, X_maculatus-5.0-male, whole genome shotgun sequence.
CTGGTTGTGTCTCCTGAAATTTAAACCCACCTTTCCAAAACTTTTGAATGCCGTTTATCAccgttaatttataaattaacaaagAAAGTGATTTAGAAAAAACAGCATGTTGTTAAAGACGTTCTTTTAATAAGTAAATGAAAACTGCCTTTTGtgttaacttaaaaagtttggtgatctgaaatatttaggCTTAACAAAACAGCGAGCAAGAGCTTACGGCTCAGGACCAGCACGGCTAACAACGGGTTTAATGTGACTGTTGAATTCAAACCTTAAAATATCTGAAGCTTTCAAATGCGAAGCCAGTTTAGGAGGGATCTTACCAGTAAACTACCACGGTGTGGTTCAAAAACTTGGTGAGACGTCTGGTTTCAAACAGGAGGGGAACATCCAAGACCACATATCGGTAACCTGGGGAGTCATTATGGATCAGAAATGATTAATATAAGCATATTTCCACTCTGAATGCAAACCAGAGCAGAGTACAGCAAGATACTAATAAATCTGGATGAttcaagtagaaaaaaaaaggaaatccaTTAGTCTGTTcttctgaatttgaatattACTTTAGagtaataaaatcaataaaccaatttttattacaaaaatgttttgtcttggTCTCCACACGCTGCTGATTTGACAGCTTTCCAAGAGACAATCACTGACACAGTAAACAATGAGGgtaagccataaaattagctgCTCACAAAGTGCTCAATAGAAGCTTTTTACtggaaagttcagtggaagaaagaaagtggTTGGGAAGAAAAAAGGACCACAAATAAGGGCAgtgcgactttttttttttccgaacCCCACTGAGAGTCAACGGAGTCTTGTCAAAATGAAGCTGAGAGACAACAGAGGTGACACACTTCACGCAGACAGAGACCTGACCAGGTACTCAGAGCGTTTACGTCAcacaatgtggaaaaacttttcaataatttctgttttatttcttcttttttttttttaaatgtcttatgTCATTCGCATACTTTTTCAATAAACAGGATTTTCAGAAAAGTTATTCCTTAAATGAGAACCAGCAACAAAAAGCAAGCAACACGTCACAAACAGTAAACGCTTTAGACACCTGTTTATTATTCAGACATAAACAGAGCAGcaatacgtttttttttactttataaagatttagttttttttccccgttaCATATAGATTTCAAATGCATCTTATTTTGTTAACTCACAGGCAGCTGACATTTCTGGAAGCTGCTTGTGAGTTAAATTAGGTTTTACGTATTCATTAGCTGGAAGCCAGGATCAtcaaaatgcacagaaaaaaacactagaGATGCATCACTCTGTAACATCCGAGACATGCATTTTTtagatgtatatttttaaaatatagacattttaaggtaaattacatatatattataatttatAGAGATGCATCTgtacagtgatttatttatttttgtttgtaaattccAAAATGAGACACAAACCATCCTCACCTCTCAGGAAGTAGAATATGATCTCTTTGAGCATCGCTTTGTGAATCTCGGGGTGTGTGATGGAGTTTAGCAGCCTCCTCTTCTCTTCATGGGCAAAGATGATTTGGCCGAGCTTCTGCCGGTCAATCTGCCCGTTCTCCAGCAGAACCTCGTGCCCAAAGTGGTAGACGATCCGGGAGTAGGCAGGAGTGTGTGGCTCCACGACTGATATAAAGGACGAAGATGAAACTTTTGGTCATGCTGTCACAAGATTAACCAGGTAAAACAGCTCATTTATTACATACAtgcttaaaatattaaagaaataaccAGAGTGGTAAATTAAACATGAGCGGTAGCAGAGTAAACACTACAGGGGTGGGATTTTATACAATTTTGCAACAGATTCATCACTTGCTTGTAGTTATATAATTTGCATAATCCCTCGTTTTATTTCATACACACAGCAACACACTCCTCTCCCACTTCTGTAACCTTTATAATCTTCTCTACATAACTAAGACATCATCCCTGGAGTCAGCGGAGACATCCTTCATGATTCATAACGCTCTATCCAAGCATTTGTCTtaatgaattcattttatttgagaGAAAGTGGCCTGAAGAAGACTTCCAGAGGATGACACGACTGGTTGATATTGAGCAAACAGAGCAAGAGACACTGACTCTACCTTTCCTGGCCACCACATCTGCATCTATAATGGGGCAGCCGAGCTCCCGTAGCATTGAGGAAACCGCGCTTTTCCCCGAGGCGATCCCCCCGGTCAGTCCCACCAGGAACATCCTGaggaacacacacagaaaggTGCATTCACGATTAACAACAATCTGCGCTTTTCTTTTGgcaattttgaaattaaacctctaaaattaatttaaacataaaagagaCCTTAAAGATTAGGTTTATATTTAAATGGATTGCAGATTGCATCCAACTGTtcaggaataaaacagaaaaaccccCAGAAACTATACCAGGGTAAAGATGTAGCACATTGCCCTGAACACAGCCTCTCGTTTGTGAAATATgatggtggtagcatcatgctgtgagaaTGCTTTTATTCATCAGTGATAGTGAAGGAAACATGTAAATATTACCTTCAAAGCCTTTTAAATGACCTAAAgaaattgacattttgaaaatctcGGCCCTCATAGACATTTTAATTCATGAGAAATTGGGAGGCTGGatgggaaaataattataaataccagattttaaaaatgtaacatgttaACAGCCATGTTAACATGCATTGTACTGTAAAAACACAGGCCTTCAAGTAACATTGAAAAAAGGTGCATGTTTcctcaaactaaaaaaaacagaaagtaccTAAAAAGAATATCAGTACTTCAACATAAAAtatccatccaagaaattattcaaattcaaatttttactataatatcagacaaaaaaaatcctcaaaatacCAACATATCTGTTTTCAGTGTCTATTCAACACGCCCCCTGAtggaaaagaagagaaacacaTATTAAGTACCATGTCGCTTCTGCATAACTGGttaactggttttactggtccAAACATTGTTATAAACCAAGTTAATCTCGAGTGAATACGAAGTTAAAACCGTGAAGAATCTGAACTGCTCAGAGAGAGACTACAATTAATCGCTTTCTCAATGACTGCTTACAGACCCATTGATAATAAATCACAACCGTTACGTCAGTCAACATGTCtcattctttttaatgtttaccTTTTTCAAAGTTAGAGAATCGTCGAATCAGTTGCGGTTCAGCAGAAATCCGGGGAGGGTCACGGTGCTGCAGCATTAAAAACAGCCAGGAATGCTAATAGGCTAACGTTAGCAACAGTGTTTATCAGGTTAAAACGACCACAAACATCCGACCAAACGACACAGTCgtcatttttgaaataatgcAGTCGGAGCTGAAGACGAACAAACAGGTTGGAGGTAGATCTATAGTGCGATACCGCTGGTTTTATATTCTAACTTGCACCCTATTTAGTGCTAGCAATGTAGCCTATTAGTTTTCCCAGGGCAACCTAAATATGACCCCGGGCTTTCTTCCTGTATCAATATTAGTTCCGGCTGTCCTAAATTGAGGCGCTTgttcttaaataaattaaaataatatttatacattAGCTTTTAGACTAAATTAAGAATTTGTAGATTAAACGCAAAACACTAATAAGATTAGTTTAATTATAAGGAAAGcacagttttagaaaaaaagggggggttattatatattttcatggCACATAATGATATTTTACAGTACAATTAAATAACTATGTTATCTTCAGCTGTTATAAATTGGCTGTACATACCAAACATGAACtctgactttgcaatttgacgtATGGAAATtatcctctgtctctttaagaagctcctgctgcCACGCCTACTTCATCACAGTAATGCTACTTCTTCACGCTACTTACAAGCACGATTGGACTGAGTAGTGATATGATAAAGTCTGTGGACTGCAGATCCACCAGGGATTTGCTGACTGATGTCACATGAAATAAACTGACTAAACGCATAAATAATTATATATCCTCAAAGTGTAAAATgccaaaaagaacatttttattagttccagaaaaaataatcataatctTCTTTAGaattacttaaataattaacttaaataACTGATTCTGGATCTATTCTGGATTTAGTTCATTAATCAAAATTGTAAAAAGGCTATTGACAGTATCATAAATGTAGGAACATACCTTGCCGTTTTGCTTAAAGTGGGGACAAAAATAGatcatattatatatttttctgtcaaattcTTGTGTCAATACCCTCAAACTGTGGTATTTTTACTTAAGATAATCATACTGCAGGAATTTCAATGTCCAATACCTCTTTTTGCCTCATAAACACTGTAATAACACAGTACTTGAAGGAGATTTTGCAGTGCAAGTTTAATTTCTTTGAGGAttactttaaatcatttttaaatgatcttccctaaaagagaaaaactgaaaacaagaatTACCTCAATGGTATGTTTAATGTGAAGCCAAGCCTCTgcttacacaaataaaaacaacagtaagaaaaatgaaacccgtttcctgaaaagaaaacaaaatttttttaaattaacaaaattaaatcctGCAAGTCAGTCAGTGTCCTGGAAAATAGAAAGTTAATCCTCTTGTTTCTGCTCCACGGTTTGTTTTGGAATCTCAGAGGAACCAGACGGAGAAGAGGCATCGCAGGAGTGTTTGGACTTTTTCCCTCTGTGGATCGTTTCATCTCCGTTCTCTCCTTCCTCTCGCTCCAGTCTTCCTCTCTTAACAAAGTGGTTTATTCGGGACTCCAGGCTCTCGCAGCATGGACGCTCCAGCAGCGGTCGGTAATTTTTCTGCCTGCTGCCTTCCACCAACCAGCAGTGGTTGGAAGAAACACCACCTGTGGATTGAGAGCAGGAACCCAATTTGCACATGACTCAATATTGTTTCATTGCATTCATTTGGACGTTGTTAAAAAgacacagtgttttttttctcttttcatttttaaagctggtTCTGTTGACAACAGTATTTTTGCAGAAGTATTTTTGGCTGCtgaaccttttcatattttcatcatttcacaataaaaaaaacaacttcataataaagttttttgttgcCAAGTGTCTGCAAATGGTACACACCAAGAGACTTAAATTCTTGCCCTTCTTGTCCCcctcccaaaaacaaaaaagtttttgctcTAAATATATTccatgctgaagaaaaaacatgtgatCCACATAGAGGCAATTagttataattcattttatctAAGAGTATCAAAATAAAGGGAGCTGACGACTGAAGCACGCAAACCTATTCAGAATTTCATTTGTACAAAACCAGCATGGTCCCTCTAACAACAACATCCTTCTTTCACTTCATAATAATGTGCTACATTGAGTTGGTTCATCacacaaaatctcaataaaacacattgaggtttgtagttataatgtaaaaatgttgaaagttcAAAGGGTGAAAACACTTTATACCAAGCACTGTATATGGAAGAACACAGCCAGGATTTCACAGTTTCAAAACCCATTGAAGGGAACAATAAACAGAAGAATAACGATGTGTTTGAGGTATTAATAACTCAGCTAAACTGGtcatattttcttataaaatgCTAAGTATTTTCTAATGTTTCAAGGGGCTAACGAACAGTTTCTAATGttcataaatattttgacaaCACCTGTAAGCTTGCAACTGTCCAAACCATAATTTGGGTGCATCATTatcttgttttcattaaaatattggcATGCATTCACACCATCAGTGGGATTTCATTAGACCAGAATCTAGCAAGTAGTTTTCGATCTCCATGTCTGTTTGTTTAGCTGCAGCTGCATCAAAAAGGTTTCAacaattttatttggttttgttccttttttttttaaaacacagaactcCTCACCTCTCTCCTCCAAACCCCGGATCATCCCGAGCAGAACCTGGGCTTTGACAGCGCTCTGCGTCCAGTGTCGCTGTAGTGACGACAGGACGTGGCTAACCTCCTCCGCCTCCTGCTGCCAGGTTAAACCATCGAAGTGGCAGTCGTACAGAACCAGAGGG
It includes:
- the dcakd gene encoding dephospho-CoA kinase domain-containing protein; the protein is MFLVGLTGGIASGKSAVSSMLRELGCPIIDADVVARKVVEPHTPAYSRIVYHFGHEVLLENGQIDRQKLGQIIFAHEEKRRLLNSITHPEIHKAMLKEIIFYFLRGYRYVVLDVPLLFETRRLTKFLNHTVVVYCDPATQLQRLMQRDNLTQEQAEQRVAAQMPLNEKRGLANHVIENSGSREDTHRQVLRLHTKLEDSMDFLLVRVIAVAATAGLSGMLLYAAKLLLS